The Lachnospiraceae bacterium KM106-2 nucleotide sequence GGTCTCCACATTCTGTCGTTCCATCATAATTAAAAATCGATCCAACAGGTTCAAATTTGGTGCTGGTTTTACAGCAGCAAATATAACCAATGCCTGATCCACATTGGATACAGCCGGTCGGATCAATTCATTTTTGCGTTCTAAGATTGATACTACATTACCTACTTTTTTGTCTTCATCGATGATATCGATTTCTACATTGTCGCCAACTAAAGGTTTCTTTTTATCTTTTCTAAAAATACCTTTGGCTCTACATTCATATACCCCATGTTCGGGTATATGAATGTAATAAAAGCCACCAATTCCTTTAATAATCTTGCCTTGCATGTAATATCCTCATATTTCTATTGTTGTGTGAATGTTACTGGAATAGAACCTGTATTTTCACCATCAACAATTACTTCTACTTCTGCCTGGCCTGCAGCAAATCCTTTTACATTTGTTGTATAAGGGATCTGATCTGCTGACATCTGCTGACTAAGGATTACTTTAGAAGAACCATTTTGTACTAATTTAAGTGTAATTGTTCCGGATTCAAATCCCTCTGGAAGGTATCCTCTTGACAACGTAACCGTTCCTACATAGCTTGCTGCAGGTGTTGGTGTTGCTTTAGCGCCTAAACTGATCGTGATCGTTACGACTGTACCTTCTTTTACAGATTTCCCTGACCCAAGACTCTGTCTCATAACAGTTCCTTCGCCATACGTATTGGAATAATCTTTTAATACACTTGTAGACATTGTAAGTCCAGCTGCTTCTAATGCTGTTCTTGCTTGTTCTTCATTCATTCCTAGTAATTTAGGAACCTTTGTCATCTTTGCTTCTGGTCCCTTACTTACTATTATTGTTACTGAGTCACCTTTATATACAGTAGAACCACTACCTGGTGTCGTTTTAATTACATGATCTTTTTCTACAGAATCACTATATTCTGATTGATGTTTATAATTTAAGCCTAATTCAGAAAGTGCGGAATCTGCATAAGTAACTGTCTTTCCTGATAAATATGGAACCTTGATCTGTTGCTTCGCTCCTAAACTTACAACAAGATTAACGGTACTGCCTTCTTCTGCTTCTTCGCCTTCTTTTGGATCCTGGCTGATAATAGAATCTTTTTCATACGTATCGGAATTTTTCTCTGTTGTACGAACCACATAACCGGCAGCTTCTAATTCTTCTGTTGCTTCCGTTAATGTCTTTCCTACTACACTTGGAACTTTACCTGATACTTCTGGACTTGCACTTGGCTCTTCTGTTGCTTCTTCTGAATCGCTAGCTCCTGGTGTTGGTGAAGAGGATGCTGTTGCTTCTCCACTTGGTACATCACCATTAGCACTGCTTCCAAATCCTAATGCTTTTGCAACAAATGCTAATAATGCAATCACAAAGATCACACAAAGTCCAATACCAATACCCATGATAATCTTTTCGAACTTTGGATCTACTTCTGAATCATCATCGTCGTCATCCTCATCATCTACATCTTCGATGATAGGCTCTTCTTCCTTTTCTTCCACTGGTTTCTGTGGTTTAGGGTCTGCTTTATTAGCAGATTGTGACTTGATGGAATCTAAATCTTCTTGTGATAAATTAATGGTTGGTGAAGAATCTACCATAGTAGGCATGATTTTTACAAAGTCTCCACTTGGATCACGTAAAGAACGTTTTAAATCTGCAATTAATTCAGATGCAGATTGATATCTTCTCTCTGGTTTTTTCTCCATACATTTTGCTACGATCTTTTCAAGTGATACTGGAATACTTGGATCGATCTCACGTAATGGCATTGCTTCTCCCTGAATATGAAGAAGAGCTACCGATACTGTATTTTCTCCTGCAAACGGTACCATACCGCTTAACATCTCATATAACGTAATACCTAAAGAGTAGATATCACTTCTTTCATCACTATATCCGCCTCTTGCTTGTTCTGGACTAATATAATGAACAGAGCCCATCGCATTGGATGTGATCGTATTTGAAGACGCTGCTTTAGCAATTCCAAAGTCAGTTACTTTAACTTTTCCTTCACGGGAGATAATAATATTCTGTGGTTTAATATCTCTATGAATGATATGGTTTGCATGAGCTGCCTCCATACCTTGAGCGATCTGGATTGCAATTCCAACGCCTTCTCTTACTTCTAATTTGTTCTTACGTTCAATAAATGATTTTAATGTAATTCCCTCTAC carries:
- a CDS encoding serine/threonine protein kinase PrkC, regulator of stationary phase translates to MIKPGMFISDRYEMIEKVGSGGMADVYKARDHRLNRFVAIKVLKPEYSDDKSFVQKFRAEAQSAAGLSHPNIVNVYDVGDDQGLYYIVMELVEGITLKSFIERKNKLEVREGVGIAIQIAQGMEAAHANHIIHRDIKPQNIIISREGKVKVTDFGIAKAASSNTITSNAMGSVHYISPEQARGGYSDERSDIYSLGITLYEMLSGMVPFAGENTVSVALLHIQGEAMPLREIDPSIPVSLEKIVAKCMEKKPERRYQSASELIADLKRSLRDPSGDFVKIMPTMVDSSPTINLSQEDLDSIKSQSANKADPKPQKPVEEKEEEPIIEDVDDEDDDDDDSEVDPKFEKIIMGIGIGLCVIFVIALLAFVAKALGFGSSANGDVPSGEATASSSPTPGASDSEEATEEPSASPEVSGKVPSVVGKTLTEATEELEAAGYVVRTTEKNSDTYEKDSIISQDPKEGEEAEEGSTVNLVVSLGAKQQIKVPYLSGKTVTYADSALSELGLNYKHQSEYSDSVEKDHVIKTTPGSGSTVYKGDSVTIIVSKGPEAKMTKVPKLLGMNEEQARTALEAAGLTMSTSVLKDYSNTYGEGTVMRQSLGSGKSVKEGTVVTITISLGAKATPTPAASYVGTVTLSRGYLPEGFESGTITLKLVQNGSSKVILSQQMSADQIPYTTNVKGFAAGQAEVEVIVDGENTGSIPVTFTQQ